Proteins from one Micromonospora sp. M71_S20 genomic window:
- a CDS encoding winged helix DNA-binding domain-containing protein produces MTVDLGGREALALRMTGLLLRPHPTVRPAGVAGVVEWFGAMQAQDLASGMWSLGVRLPALGHADVHAALERREALRTWPMRGTVHLVPPRDARWMLELTGVRSLAGAATRRAQLGLTETDADRALDVLGAALAGGGRLTRARCLAALEAAGIDTGEQRGYHLLWYASVRGVTCLAPNVGTEQTFALLDEWAPDARRPERDEALAILARRYVRGHGPVTAREFAGWTGLTLTDARRGFAAAGDALTTVRIDGQEALVDAALLDAPRAPVDDLLVLPGFDEYLLGFKDRSLMLDPAHADAIVPGRNGVFQATVVRDGRVVGTWKRTVGRTRVTVTVFPLVPLDEPTRARVAGALGRYADFLGLPLRIDWPG; encoded by the coding sequence ATGACGGTGGACCTCGGCGGACGCGAGGCGCTCGCGCTACGCATGACCGGCCTGCTGCTGCGCCCGCACCCCACGGTGCGCCCCGCCGGGGTGGCGGGCGTGGTGGAGTGGTTCGGGGCCATGCAGGCGCAGGACCTGGCCAGCGGCATGTGGTCGCTCGGGGTGCGGCTGCCCGCGCTCGGCCACGCCGACGTGCACGCCGCGCTGGAGCGCCGGGAGGCGCTGCGCACCTGGCCGATGCGGGGCACCGTGCACCTCGTGCCGCCCCGCGACGCCCGCTGGATGCTGGAGCTGACCGGCGTACGCTCGCTGGCCGGCGCCGCCACCCGCCGCGCGCAGCTCGGGCTGACCGAGACCGACGCGGACCGCGCGCTCGACGTGCTCGGCGCCGCGCTGGCCGGCGGCGGCCGACTCACCCGGGCCCGGTGTCTGGCCGCGCTCGAGGCGGCCGGCATCGACACGGGCGAGCAGCGCGGCTACCACCTGCTCTGGTACGCCAGCGTCCGCGGCGTCACGTGCCTCGCGCCCAACGTCGGCACCGAGCAGACCTTCGCCCTGCTCGACGAGTGGGCGCCCGACGCGCGCCGGCCGGAGCGGGACGAGGCCCTCGCGATCCTCGCCCGCCGTTACGTGCGTGGGCACGGGCCGGTCACCGCCCGGGAGTTCGCCGGCTGGACGGGGCTGACGCTCACCGACGCGCGCCGGGGCTTTGCGGCGGCCGGCGACGCCCTCACGACGGTGCGGATCGACGGGCAGGAGGCGCTCGTCGACGCGGCCCTGCTCGACGCGCCCCGCGCGCCGGTCGACGACCTGCTGGTGCTGCCCGGCTTCGACGAGTACCTGCTGGGCTTCAAGGACCGCTCGCTGATGCTGGATCCCGCCCACGCCGACGCGATCGTGCCGGGGCGCAACGGCGTCTTCCAGGCCACGGTCGTGCGCGACGGGCGGGTCGTCGGCACCTGGAAGCGCACGGTCGGCAGGACCCGGGTGACGGTCACGGTGTTTCCGCTGGTGCCCCTCGACGAGCCGACCCGGGCCCGCGTGGCGGGCGCGCTGGGCCGTTACGCCGACTTCCTGGGCCTGCCGCTCCGGATCGACTGGCCCGGCTGA
- a CDS encoding HAD family hydrolase produces the protein MGDTPRRRDGQVLVFDADDTLWENNVLFERVIDDFLEWLDHPTLDRAETRAILDDIERANAVAHGYGSKVFLRSLGECLERLRQRPATEAERREIEELAAALVAHRVELMPGVAEALDALAARHELLLLTKGEREEQQRKLDASGLLHHFRAAHIVREKDVDTYRWLVREHGVDPAVTWMIGNSPKSDIRPARVAGLNAVFIPNDNTWVLEHDELDPADPGVLRLSAFPELLHHF, from the coding sequence ATGGGAGACACGCCGCGCCGGCGTGACGGGCAGGTGCTCGTCTTCGACGCTGACGACACGCTCTGGGAGAACAACGTCCTGTTCGAGCGGGTGATCGACGATTTCCTGGAGTGGCTGGACCATCCGACCCTCGACCGGGCCGAGACCCGGGCCATCCTGGACGACATCGAGCGGGCCAACGCTGTCGCGCACGGCTACGGCAGCAAGGTGTTCCTGCGCAGCCTGGGGGAGTGCCTGGAGCGGTTGCGGCAGCGGCCCGCGACCGAGGCGGAGCGGCGCGAGATCGAGGAGCTGGCGGCGGCCCTGGTCGCGCACCGGGTCGAGCTGATGCCGGGGGTGGCCGAGGCGCTGGACGCCCTGGCCGCCCGGCACGAGCTGCTGCTGCTGACCAAGGGCGAACGCGAGGAGCAGCAGCGCAAGCTCGACGCCTCCGGGCTGCTGCACCACTTCCGGGCCGCGCACATCGTGCGGGAGAAGGACGTCGACACCTACCGGTGGTTGGTCCGGGAGCACGGCGTCGACCCCGCCGTCACCTGGATGATCGGCAACTCCCCGAAGTCCGACATCCGGCCCGCCCGCGTCGCCGGGCTGAACGCCGTGTTCATCCCCAACGACAACACCTGGGTGCTGGAGCACGACGAGCTGGACCCGGCCGACCCGGGCGTGCTGCGGCTGTCCGCGTTCCCCGAACTGCTGCACCACTTCTGA
- a CDS encoding carbohydrate ABC transporter permease, whose product MADTTTRAKLRWGLLDAIVVVFALVPVLWIMSLSFKTPATLTDGKFIPQEWTLDNYRTIFQTDQFVRALVNSIGIALIATVIAVVLGAMAAYAISRLDFPGKRLLVGVSLLIAMFPQVSLVSPLFEIERQLGLFDTWPGLILPYITFALPLAIYTLSAFFKQIPWDLEKAAKMDGATQAQAFRRVIAPLAAPGLFTTAILVFIFCWNDFLFAITLTSTERARTVPVALSFFTGESQFEDPTGAICAAAVVITVPIILFVLFFQRRIVSGLTSGAVKG is encoded by the coding sequence ATGGCTGACACCACCACCCGGGCCAAGCTGCGCTGGGGCCTGCTGGACGCCATCGTGGTCGTCTTCGCGCTGGTGCCGGTGCTCTGGATCATGTCGCTGTCGTTCAAGACGCCGGCGACCCTGACCGACGGGAAGTTCATCCCGCAGGAGTGGACGCTGGACAACTACCGGACGATCTTCCAGACCGACCAGTTCGTCCGGGCCCTGGTCAACTCGATCGGCATCGCGCTGATCGCCACCGTGATCGCCGTGGTGCTCGGCGCCATGGCCGCGTACGCGATCTCCCGGCTGGACTTCCCCGGCAAGCGGCTGCTGGTCGGGGTCTCCCTGCTTATCGCGATGTTCCCGCAGGTGTCCCTGGTGTCGCCGCTGTTCGAGATCGAGCGGCAGCTCGGCCTCTTCGACACCTGGCCGGGCCTGATCCTGCCGTACATCACCTTCGCGCTGCCGCTGGCGATCTACACGCTGTCGGCGTTCTTCAAGCAGATCCCGTGGGACCTGGAGAAGGCGGCGAAGATGGACGGCGCGACGCAGGCCCAGGCGTTCCGGCGGGTCATCGCCCCGCTCGCCGCGCCGGGGCTGTTCACCACGGCGATCCTGGTCTTCATCTTCTGCTGGAACGACTTCCTCTTCGCCATCACGCTGACCTCCACCGAGCGGGCGCGCACGGTGCCGGTGGCGCTGTCGTTCTTCACCGGCGAGTCGCAGTTCGAGGACCCCACCGGGGCGATCTGCGCCGCCGCCGTGGTGATCACCGTTCCGATCATCCTGTTCGTCCTCTTCTTCCAGCGCCGCATCGTCTCCGGCCTGACCTCCGGCGCAGTCAAGGGATAG
- a CDS encoding DUF4190 domain-containing protein translates to MTASSEPSRRGAVPLHPGEGRAGTSAKTSAAAAFALVFGVAALISVLTVILSWIGLLLGIIGVILGIVGLKMAGRPGVTGRGVAIGGLVLSALAVLIGLAFAAGVTTFLNNEGGVDRIQQEVDDLRDRLDN, encoded by the coding sequence ATGACTGCGTCCAGTGAGCCGTCCCGGCGTGGCGCCGTACCGCTACATCCCGGCGAGGGCCGGGCCGGCACATCGGCCAAGACCAGCGCCGCCGCCGCCTTCGCCCTGGTCTTCGGGGTGGCCGCGCTGATCAGCGTGCTGACCGTGATCCTGTCCTGGATCGGCCTGCTGCTCGGCATCATCGGCGTGATCCTGGGCATCGTCGGGCTCAAGATGGCCGGCCGACCCGGGGTGACCGGACGGGGCGTGGCGATCGGCGGCCTGGTGCTCAGCGCCCTGGCGGTGCTGATCGGGCTGGCCTTCGCCGCCGGGGTCACCACCTTCCTCAACAACGAGGGCGGCGTGGACCGGATCCAGCAGGAGGTCGACGACCTGCGCGACCGCCTCGACAACTGA
- a CDS encoding ABC transporter substrate-binding protein, whose amino-acid sequence MSDPDKARRRRRPRVRAVAAAAALTLVAPMAAACGSGGDGGTPTINLYYPPEQNLQKVVDDCNAQAQGRYKIVYRVLPRQADDQRVQMVRRLAAQDSGMDVLGLDVTWTQEFASADWIREWTGQDRAEVEQGTLAGPLETARYEDKLYGAPKNTNVQLLWYRKDLVPQPPKTWDQMISTAQELKQQGKPYQVLTMGAQYEGLVVLYNTLAESAGGKILSDDGKQAVMDEGTVRALEQLQRFATSGVTSPSFSNATEDPVRLEFQSGDGAFQVNWPFVYPAMQEANPELAKQVGWARIPGVDENTPSKVTIGGINMAVSAYSKHPEESFEAARCIRNEKNQKFSAVNDGVPPTIEKVYDDPEMAEAYPMRDTILEELKEPAVRPLTPAYQSISTVMSAILSPPSAIRPEQTADELRDAIADALESKGVLP is encoded by the coding sequence ATGAGCGACCCTGACAAGGCCCGACGCCGACGGCGGCCACGCGTGCGCGCGGTGGCTGCCGCCGCGGCGTTGACGCTGGTGGCGCCGATGGCGGCCGCCTGCGGTTCCGGCGGGGACGGCGGTACGCCCACGATCAACCTGTACTACCCGCCGGAGCAGAACCTGCAGAAGGTCGTCGACGACTGCAACGCGCAGGCCCAGGGGCGCTACAAGATCGTCTACCGGGTGCTGCCCCGGCAGGCCGACGACCAGCGGGTGCAGATGGTCCGCCGGCTGGCCGCGCAGGACAGCGGGATGGACGTCCTCGGCCTCGACGTCACCTGGACCCAGGAGTTCGCCAGCGCCGACTGGATCAGGGAGTGGACCGGGCAGGACCGCGCGGAGGTCGAGCAGGGCACCCTCGCCGGCCCGCTGGAGACCGCCCGCTACGAGGACAAGCTCTACGGCGCGCCGAAGAACACAAACGTCCAGCTGCTCTGGTACCGCAAGGACCTGGTGCCGCAGCCGCCGAAGACGTGGGACCAGATGATCTCCACCGCCCAGGAGCTGAAGCAGCAGGGCAAGCCGTACCAGGTACTCACCATGGGCGCCCAGTACGAGGGCCTCGTCGTCCTCTACAACACCCTCGCCGAGAGCGCCGGCGGCAAGATCCTCAGCGACGACGGCAAGCAGGCCGTGATGGACGAGGGCACCGTCCGGGCGCTGGAGCAGCTCCAGCGCTTCGCCACGTCGGGCGTGACGTCACCGTCGTTCAGCAACGCCACCGAGGACCCGGTCCGGCTGGAGTTCCAGTCCGGCGACGGCGCGTTCCAGGTCAACTGGCCGTTCGTCTACCCGGCCATGCAGGAGGCCAACCCGGAGCTGGCCAAGCAGGTCGGCTGGGCCCGGATCCCGGGCGTCGACGAGAACACGCCGAGCAAGGTCACCATCGGCGGGATCAACATGGCGGTCAGCGCCTACTCGAAGCACCCCGAGGAGTCCTTCGAGGCGGCCCGCTGCATCCGCAACGAGAAGAACCAGAAGTTCTCCGCCGTCAACGACGGCGTGCCGCCGACCATCGAGAAGGTCTACGACGACCCGGAGATGGCCGAGGCGTACCCGATGCGGGACACCATCCTCGAAGAACTCAAGGAGCCGGCGGTCCGGCCGCTGACCCCGGCGTACCAGAGCATCTCCACCGTCATGTCGGCGATCCTGTCGCCGCCGTCGGCGATCCGGCCCGAGCAGACCGCCGACGAGCTGCGCGACGCCATCGCTGACGCCCTCGAATCGAAGGGGGTCCTGCCGTGA
- a CDS encoding TetR/AcrR family transcriptional regulator, giving the protein MSPAEGTDAAPAERERVVLAARQLAEAEGWPAVTHRRLAERIGIDIEVVYRRFPDPAALMSAVAVLGFADLAAALAAARDTATGGGRGEWPAVVTAYLDFAYASPEVYDAMLAHTSDLTLGRDPGPGAPRAAFAELRSALTPLAAGRDPDTLAELGWALLHGTVMLTRGGRLRPDKQEQREEMIMARLLAGP; this is encoded by the coding sequence GTGTCGCCAGCAGAGGGAACAGACGCCGCGCCGGCCGAGCGTGAGCGCGTGGTCCTGGCCGCTCGCCAGTTGGCCGAGGCCGAGGGGTGGCCGGCGGTGACCCACCGCCGGCTGGCCGAGCGGATCGGGATCGACATCGAGGTCGTCTACCGTCGGTTCCCGGACCCGGCCGCGTTGATGTCCGCCGTGGCGGTGCTCGGCTTCGCTGATCTGGCCGCCGCGCTCGCCGCCGCCCGGGACACCGCCACCGGGGGCGGACGCGGGGAGTGGCCGGCCGTGGTGACGGCCTACCTGGACTTCGCGTACGCCAGTCCCGAGGTCTACGACGCGATGCTCGCCCACACCTCGGACCTCACCCTGGGCCGCGACCCGGGGCCCGGGGCGCCTCGGGCGGCCTTCGCCGAGCTGCGCTCGGCCCTGACGCCATTGGCTGCCGGCCGCGACCCCGACACCCTCGCCGAACTCGGCTGGGCGCTGCTGCACGGCACGGTCATGCTCACCCGGGGCGGGCGGCTGCGCCCGGACAAGCAGGAACAGCGCGAGGAAATGATCATGGCGAGGTTGCTCGCCGGCCCGTGA
- a CDS encoding YsnF/AvaK domain-containing protein produces MRLNEQQANSLYGQDVKDRSGSKIGSVGQIWADAAGEPTWVSVKTGLMGHKESMAPLEKARITDGGLAVDYDKSTVKDAPAVDAGTDQPLNTDQIEQLYAHYRLTPQAPPKADRGRAPAAGEDLVRSEERLRVGTESQPAGAARLRKYVVTEDVHTTVPVEHDEVRVEREPIAARDARGMRADIGEAEQEMTLRAERPVVGKETVPVERVHLAKEEVVEEQPIDDQIRRERVDADIPERSRRRR; encoded by the coding sequence ATGAGGCTCAACGAACAGCAGGCCAACTCGCTGTACGGGCAGGACGTCAAGGACCGCTCGGGGTCGAAGATCGGGAGCGTGGGCCAGATCTGGGCCGACGCCGCCGGTGAACCGACCTGGGTCAGTGTGAAGACCGGCCTGATGGGCCACAAGGAGTCGATGGCTCCGCTGGAGAAGGCCCGAATCACCGACGGCGGGCTCGCGGTCGACTACGACAAGTCCACCGTGAAGGACGCCCCGGCCGTGGACGCCGGCACCGACCAGCCGCTGAACACGGATCAGATCGAGCAGCTCTACGCCCACTACCGCCTGACGCCGCAGGCCCCGCCGAAGGCTGACCGCGGACGGGCGCCGGCAGCGGGCGAGGACCTAGTCCGGTCCGAGGAGCGGCTGCGGGTCGGCACGGAGAGCCAGCCCGCCGGCGCCGCGCGGCTGCGCAAGTACGTGGTCACCGAGGACGTGCACACCACCGTGCCCGTTGAGCACGACGAGGTGCGCGTGGAGCGGGAGCCCATCGCCGCCCGCGACGCGCGTGGCATGCGCGCCGACATCGGCGAGGCCGAGCAGGAGATGACCCTGCGGGCCGAGCGGCCGGTGGTCGGCAAGGAGACGGTGCCCGTCGAGCGGGTCCACCTGGCCAAGGAGGAGGTCGTCGAGGAGCAGCCCATCGACGACCAGATCCGCCGGGAGCGGGTGGACGCGGACATCCCGGAGCGCAGCCGGCGACGCCGCTGA
- a CDS encoding DsbA family protein: MDATFFLDPACPWTWRTSRWLVAVADARGLHIEWRAFSLAILNSGRVPPEYADAMTASSRALRLVEALRAEGRHDDAARFYAEIGARSHDAGNPLSAKIVDAAVEAAGLQAAAPALDDDRWDEAVRESHALAYASAGPDIGAPVLMVPGAERGVHGPILTEVPGTDDALTIWDSLLPLIRMPAFHEVKRARH; the protein is encoded by the coding sequence ATGGACGCCACCTTCTTCCTCGACCCCGCCTGCCCGTGGACCTGGCGCACCTCCCGCTGGCTCGTCGCGGTCGCCGACGCCCGGGGCCTGCACATCGAGTGGCGGGCGTTCAGCCTGGCCATCCTGAACTCGGGGCGGGTGCCGCCGGAGTACGCCGACGCGATGACCGCCTCCAGCCGCGCGCTGCGGTTGGTGGAGGCGCTGCGCGCCGAGGGCCGCCACGACGACGCCGCCCGGTTCTACGCCGAGATCGGCGCCCGCAGCCACGACGCGGGCAACCCGCTGTCGGCGAAGATCGTGGACGCGGCCGTCGAGGCGGCGGGCCTGCAAGCCGCCGCGCCGGCGCTCGACGACGACCGCTGGGACGAGGCGGTACGCGAGTCGCACGCCCTGGCGTACGCCTCGGCCGGCCCGGACATCGGCGCGCCGGTGCTCATGGTTCCGGGCGCCGAGCGGGGCGTCCACGGCCCGATCCTGACCGAGGTCCCCGGCACCGACGACGCCCTGACGATCTGGGACTCGCTGCTACCCCTGATCCGGATGCCCGCCTTCCACGAGGTCAAGCGCGCCCGCCACTGA
- a CDS encoding DUF3037 domain-containing protein, giving the protein MREPFEYAVVRLVPRVERGEQVNVGVLLYCQRRDFLGVRTHLDAGRVRALAPQVDLAAVAAVLDSWDRTCAGDGPSGAMRLGERFRWLAAPRSTMIQTGPVHTGLTADPPAELERLMDALVR; this is encoded by the coding sequence GTGAGGGAACCCTTCGAGTACGCCGTCGTGCGGCTGGTGCCCCGGGTGGAACGCGGCGAGCAGGTCAACGTCGGCGTGCTGCTCTACTGCCAGCGGCGGGACTTCCTCGGTGTGCGTACCCATCTGGACGCCGGCCGGGTGCGGGCGCTGGCCCCGCAGGTCGACCTGGCCGCGGTGGCGGCCGTGCTGGATTCCTGGGACCGGACCTGCGCCGGCGACGGCCCGTCGGGCGCGATGCGACTGGGGGAGCGGTTCCGCTGGCTGGCCGCCCCGCGCAGCACGATGATCCAGACCGGGCCGGTGCACACCGGGCTGACCGCCGATCCGCCGGCCGAGCTGGAGCGGCTGATGGACGCGCTGGTGCGCTGA
- a CDS encoding carbohydrate ABC transporter permease has translation MSVNATPAGADVAADETAARPGRDARVPVQRAGRGRKAPLSENKKAERRLGWLLCAPAALVMVLVTAYPIIYSVWLSLQRYDLRFPAEREFVGLENYATVLTNEFWWTAFGVTALITVVTVAVELVLGMGLALIMHRTLVGRGIVRTAALIPYGIVTVVAAFSWRYAWTPGTGYLANLFSDGAPLTERASSLAIIMLAEIWKTTPFMALLLMAGLALVPEDLLKAASTDGATSWQRFTKVMLPVMKPAILVALLFRTLDAFRVFDNIFVLTAGGNETSSVSMLAYNNLIRGLNLGIGSTMSVLIFLTVAIIAFVFVKLFGTAAPGSDDGERR, from the coding sequence ATGAGCGTCAACGCCACGCCGGCGGGCGCCGACGTGGCCGCCGACGAGACGGCCGCCCGGCCCGGCCGGGACGCCAGGGTGCCGGTCCAGCGCGCCGGTCGGGGCCGCAAAGCCCCGCTGAGCGAGAACAAGAAGGCCGAGCGCCGGCTGGGCTGGCTGCTCTGCGCGCCCGCCGCGCTGGTCATGGTGCTGGTGACCGCGTACCCGATCATCTACTCGGTCTGGCTGTCGCTGCAGCGCTACGACCTGCGCTTCCCCGCCGAGCGCGAGTTCGTCGGGCTGGAGAACTACGCGACCGTGCTGACCAACGAGTTCTGGTGGACGGCGTTCGGGGTCACCGCGCTGATCACGGTGGTCACCGTCGCCGTCGAGCTGGTGCTCGGCATGGGACTGGCGCTGATCATGCACCGCACGCTGGTCGGCCGGGGCATCGTGCGGACCGCGGCGCTGATCCCGTACGGCATCGTCACGGTCGTGGCGGCCTTCTCCTGGCGGTACGCGTGGACGCCCGGCACCGGCTACCTGGCCAACCTGTTCAGCGACGGCGCACCGCTGACGGAACGGGCCAGCTCGCTGGCGATCATCATGCTGGCCGAGATCTGGAAGACCACGCCGTTCATGGCGCTGCTGCTCATGGCCGGCCTCGCCCTGGTGCCGGAGGACCTGCTCAAGGCCGCCTCCACCGACGGCGCCACCTCCTGGCAGCGGTTCACGAAGGTGATGCTGCCGGTGATGAAGCCGGCGATCCTGGTCGCGCTGCTGTTCCGCACCCTGGACGCGTTCCGGGTGTTCGACAACATCTTCGTGCTGACCGCGGGCGGCAACGAGACCTCGTCGGTGTCGATGCTCGCCTACAACAACCTGATCCGGGGCCTGAACCTCGGCATCGGGTCGACGATGTCGGTGCTGATCTTCCTCACCGTGGCGATCATCGCCTTCGTCTTCGTGAAGCTGTTCGGTACCGCTGCCCCCGGCAGCGACGACGGGGAGAGGCGTTGA
- a CDS encoding HipA family kinase has translation MLREVCGIRYVTPLREGGSLPGVVEADDLGTYVAKFRGAGQGPKALVAEVVCGELARRLGLAVPPLVVLDIDPVIGRAEPDQEVQELLRNSGGANLGMDFLPGALGYDPVAHPVEPALASRVLWFDAYVENVDRSWRNPNLLVWHRELWLIDHGACLYFHHNWPRAEAAVHRPYRADDHVLSSYATRVAEADAELAPRVTRDLLGEVLALVPDGWLAGADFDSADAARATYVDHLARRVARRDDWLPQRSAA, from the coding sequence GTGCTCCGAGAGGTCTGCGGAATCCGGTACGTCACCCCGCTGCGCGAGGGCGGCTCGCTGCCCGGCGTGGTGGAGGCCGACGACCTCGGCACGTACGTGGCGAAGTTCCGGGGCGCCGGGCAGGGGCCCAAGGCGCTGGTCGCCGAGGTGGTCTGCGGCGAGCTGGCCCGTCGGCTGGGCCTGGCGGTGCCGCCGCTGGTGGTGCTCGACATCGACCCGGTGATCGGGCGCGCGGAGCCCGACCAGGAGGTGCAGGAGCTGCTGCGCAACAGTGGCGGCGCCAACCTGGGCATGGACTTCCTGCCCGGGGCGCTGGGCTACGACCCGGTCGCGCACCCCGTCGAGCCGGCGCTCGCCTCGCGGGTGCTCTGGTTCGACGCGTACGTGGAGAACGTCGACCGCAGCTGGCGCAACCCGAACCTGCTCGTCTGGCACCGCGAACTCTGGCTGATCGACCACGGCGCCTGCCTGTACTTCCACCACAACTGGCCACGCGCAGAGGCGGCGGTGCACCGGCCGTACCGGGCCGACGACCACGTGCTGTCGTCCTACGCGACCCGGGTGGCCGAGGCGGATGCCGAGTTGGCCCCGCGGGTGACCCGGGACCTGCTGGGCGAGGTGCTGGCGCTGGTGCCCGACGGCTGGCTGGCCGGCGCCGACTTCGACTCCGCCGACGCGGCCCGCGCGACGTACGTGGACCATCTGGCCCGCCGGGTCGCGCGCAGGGACGACTGGCTGCCGCAGAGGAGCGCGGCGTGA
- a CDS encoding ABC transporter ATP-binding protein: protein MADIVLDKVSKKFPDGTVAVADVDLEIADGEFVILVGPSGCGKSTTLNMIAGLEDISSGELRIGGQRVNDKAPRDRDIAMVFQSYALYPNMTVRENMAFPLRLAKLDKETINRKVEEAAKVLELSALLDRKPANLSGGQRQRVAMGRAIVRQPKAFLMDEPLSNLDAKLRVQMRTVVSRLQKKLGTTTVYVTHDQTEAMTLGDRVVIMRGGAVQQVGPPQELYDHPRNLFVAGFIGSPSMNFLHAAVEDGKLRTALGDVPIGERIRRELESADAPRELILGIRPEHFEDAALVDDDTRRRGAEFEAPVDIVESMGSDKYVYFSVEGERASAAELEELAADAGADFSGGGTSLVTRLSAESPVEEGQTRRVWFNLEKIHLFDPSNGRNLTLHEGRAAGALAD, encoded by the coding sequence ATGGCTGACATCGTGCTCGACAAGGTGAGCAAGAAGTTCCCGGACGGGACCGTCGCGGTGGCCGACGTCGACCTGGAGATCGCCGACGGCGAGTTCGTCATCCTGGTCGGCCCGTCCGGCTGCGGGAAGTCCACCACCCTCAACATGATCGCGGGCCTGGAGGACATCAGCTCCGGCGAACTGCGCATCGGCGGCCAGCGGGTCAACGACAAGGCCCCCCGGGACCGGGACATCGCGATGGTGTTCCAGTCCTACGCCCTCTACCCGAACATGACCGTCCGGGAGAACATGGCGTTCCCGCTGCGGCTGGCGAAGCTGGACAAGGAGACGATCAACCGGAAGGTCGAGGAGGCGGCGAAGGTCCTGGAGCTGTCCGCCCTGCTGGACCGCAAGCCGGCCAACCTCTCGGGCGGCCAGCGTCAGCGGGTCGCGATGGGCCGCGCGATCGTCCGGCAGCCCAAGGCGTTCCTGATGGACGAGCCGCTGTCCAACCTGGACGCCAAGCTGCGGGTGCAGATGCGCACCGTCGTGTCGCGCCTGCAGAAGAAGCTGGGCACCACCACCGTCTACGTGACCCACGACCAGACCGAGGCGATGACCCTCGGCGACCGCGTGGTGATCATGCGCGGCGGCGCGGTGCAGCAGGTCGGCCCGCCGCAGGAGCTGTACGACCACCCGCGCAACCTCTTCGTCGCCGGCTTCATCGGCTCGCCGTCGATGAACTTCCTGCACGCCGCCGTCGAGGACGGCAAGCTGCGTACGGCGCTGGGCGACGTGCCGATCGGCGAGCGGATCCGGCGCGAGCTGGAGAGTGCGGACGCCCCACGCGAGCTGATCCTCGGCATCCGGCCGGAGCACTTCGAGGACGCCGCGCTGGTCGACGACGACACCCGCCGCCGGGGCGCGGAGTTCGAGGCGCCGGTCGACATCGTCGAGTCCATGGGCTCCGACAAGTACGTCTACTTCAGCGTCGAGGGGGAGCGGGCCAGCGCCGCCGAACTGGAGGAGCTGGCGGCCGACGCGGGCGCCGACTTCAGCGGCGGGGGGACCAGCCTGGTGACCCGGCTGTCGGCCGAGTCCCCGGTCGAGGAGGGGCAGACCCGGCGCGTCTGGTTCAACCTGGAGAAGATCCACCTGTTCGACCCGTCCAACGGGCGCAACCTGACCCTGCACGAGGGACGGGCGGCCGGCGCGCTCGCCGACTGA
- a CDS encoding GNAT family N-acetyltransferase: MEIRAATTDDWPLIWPFLREIVAAGETYTWPRDVDEERARAMWLVPPPGRTVVAVDPDGTVLGSAKLAPNQLGPGDHVANASFMVAPAAGGRGVGRALGEHVLALARAEGYRAMQFNAVVATNTRAVALWRSLGFEVVGRVPEAFRHPGRGFVDLLVMHRRL; encoded by the coding sequence ATGGAGATCAGAGCCGCGACGACCGACGACTGGCCGCTGATCTGGCCCTTCCTGCGGGAGATCGTGGCGGCCGGCGAGACGTACACCTGGCCCCGGGACGTCGACGAGGAGCGGGCCCGGGCGATGTGGCTGGTGCCGCCGCCGGGCCGCACGGTCGTCGCGGTCGACCCGGACGGCACGGTGCTCGGCTCGGCCAAGCTGGCGCCCAACCAGCTCGGACCGGGCGACCACGTCGCCAACGCCAGCTTCATGGTCGCCCCGGCCGCCGGTGGGCGCGGGGTGGGGCGGGCCCTCGGCGAGCACGTGCTGGCGCTCGCCCGCGCCGAGGGTTACCGGGCCATGCAGTTCAACGCCGTCGTGGCGACCAACACCCGCGCGGTGGCGCTCTGGCGGTCCCTCGGCTTCGAGGTGGTCGGGCGGGTGCCGGAGGCGTTCCGGCACCCCGGCCGGGGCTTCGTGGACCTGCTCGTCATGCACCGCCGACTGTGA